A DNA window from Pseudoalteromonas spongiae UST010723-006 contains the following coding sequences:
- a CDS encoding AAA family ATPase — MAVSAFVQLQNYLDSQIIGQPELTQALLLALLADGHLLVEGPPGLAKTRAVNALAQGVEGNFQRVQFTPDLLPADITGTDIYRQQTSEFVFEAGPLFHNLVLADEINRAPAKVQSALLEAMAERQITVGKKTYPLPELFLVMATQNPLEQEGTYPLPEAQLDRFLLHLSIDYPDAQNELDILRLTRGEALSEEQVKAPQISQQTLFESRKQVLSLHLSEPLERYLVQLIIATRQAEKLSPELGRWIEYGASPRATIALDRCARAHAWLAGRDFVAPEDIQSVFANVLRHRIILSYEAQADGVSKDDVLAEIIARVVAP, encoded by the coding sequence ATGGCGGTATCAGCGTTTGTTCAGCTACAAAATTATTTAGACAGCCAAATCATTGGCCAACCAGAACTTACTCAAGCACTTTTACTAGCATTACTTGCTGATGGGCACCTACTTGTTGAAGGTCCTCCAGGTCTTGCTAAAACCCGTGCAGTAAATGCGTTGGCACAAGGTGTTGAAGGCAATTTCCAACGCGTACAATTTACCCCCGATTTATTGCCGGCAGATATCACAGGAACCGATATTTATCGCCAGCAAACCAGCGAATTTGTGTTTGAAGCAGGACCGTTGTTTCATAACCTTGTGCTCGCTGATGAAATTAACCGTGCGCCAGCAAAAGTTCAATCAGCTCTATTAGAGGCCATGGCAGAAAGACAAATCACGGTAGGTAAAAAAACGTACCCACTGCCAGAGTTGTTTCTTGTTATGGCAACGCAAAACCCGCTAGAGCAAGAAGGGACCTACCCGCTTCCAGAGGCGCAGCTTGACCGTTTTTTATTGCACCTTAGTATTGATTATCCAGACGCACAAAACGAGCTCGACATATTACGCCTAACCCGCGGTGAAGCGCTGTCAGAAGAGCAAGTTAAAGCACCACAAATTTCGCAACAAACCTTGTTTGAATCGCGCAAGCAAGTGCTTTCACTGCATTTATCAGAACCACTTGAACGCTATCTTGTGCAGCTAATAATCGCAACACGCCAAGCTGAAAAGTTAAGCCCAGAGTTAGGCCGCTGGATAGAATACGGCGCAAGTCCGCGCGCTACAATTGCGCTCGATCGCTGTGCCCGAGCGCATGCATGGCTCGCTGGTCGTGATTTTGTCGCACCTGAAGATATTCAAAGTGTATTTGCTAATGTGCTACGTCACCGCATTATTTTATCTTACGAAGCGCAAGCAGATGGCGTAAGCAAAGATGATGTACTCGCCGAGATAATCGCGCGCGTGGTAGCACCTTAA
- the fadI gene encoding acetyl-CoA C-acyltransferase FadI → MSEQNILKTTKGDRIAVVSGLRTPFAKQATYFHHVPALDMGKMVVNEMLERMNLDKNEIDQLVFGQVVQMPEAPNIAREIVLGTGMPVSVDAYSVSRACATSFQAVANVAESIIAGSVNVGIAGGADSSSVLPIGVSKKLAGSLVDLNKARTFGQRFKILSKLRFKDLLPVPPAVAEYSTGLSMGQTAEQMAKTHNISRADQDAMAHRSHSLAAKAWNDGLLSNEVMTAHVPPYKGFLERDNNIRENSTVEGYAKLRPVFDRQHGSVTAANATPLTDGAAAVLMMSESKAKALGYPILGYIRSFAFSAIDVHEDMLMGPAHSTPMALDRAGITLQDLDLIEMHEAFAAQALANMKMFGCDKFAQEKLGRSKAIGEIDMDKFNVNGGSLAYGHPFAATGARLITQSLNELNRRGGGLALTTACAAGGLGAAFVLEGA, encoded by the coding sequence ATGTCTGAACAAAATATACTAAAAACAACAAAAGGCGACCGAATTGCCGTTGTCAGCGGATTGAGAACTCCATTTGCAAAACAAGCTACTTACTTCCACCACGTACCTGCATTAGATATGGGTAAAATGGTTGTAAATGAAATGCTTGAACGCATGAATCTTGATAAAAATGAAATCGATCAGCTGGTTTTCGGACAGGTTGTTCAAATGCCAGAAGCGCCAAATATTGCGCGTGAAATTGTACTGGGTACTGGCATGCCAGTATCGGTAGATGCGTATTCTGTGTCACGTGCATGTGCGACTAGTTTCCAAGCAGTTGCCAACGTAGCCGAGTCAATTATTGCCGGTTCTGTAAATGTCGGTATTGCTGGCGGCGCGGATTCATCATCTGTTTTACCAATTGGCGTAAGTAAAAAATTAGCGGGTAGCCTTGTTGATTTAAATAAAGCGCGTACCTTTGGTCAGCGCTTTAAAATTCTTTCGAAATTGCGCTTCAAAGATTTACTGCCAGTACCACCTGCGGTAGCTGAATACTCAACGGGTCTTTCAATGGGCCAAACCGCAGAGCAAATGGCAAAAACTCATAACATTAGCCGTGCTGATCAAGATGCAATGGCGCATCGTTCACACTCACTTGCGGCAAAAGCCTGGAATGACGGTTTACTAAGTAACGAAGTAATGACTGCACATGTGCCGCCTTACAAAGGTTTCTTAGAGCGCGATAACAACATCCGTGAAAACTCAACAGTTGAAGGCTACGCAAAATTACGTCCGGTATTTGACCGTCAACATGGTTCGGTAACGGCTGCAAATGCAACGCCACTAACTGATGGTGCGGCAGCTGTGTTAATGATGAGCGAATCAAAAGCAAAAGCACTTGGTTACCCAATTTTAGGTTATATTCGTAGCTTCGCGTTTAGCGCGATTGACGTACATGAAGATATGCTAATGGGTCCTGCACACTCAACGCCAATGGCGCTTGATAGAGCGGGTATCACGTTGCAAGATCTTGATTTAATTGAAATGCATGAAGCATTCGCAGCTCAAGCACTTGCTAACATGAAGATGTTTGGCTGTGATAAATTTGCCCAAGAGAAGTTAGGCCGTTCTAAGGCGATTGGCGAAATCGATATGGATAAGTTTAATGTAAACGGTGGTTCACTTGCTTATGGTCACCCATTTGCAGCAACAGGCGCACGTTTAATTACACAAAGCTTAAATGAATTAAATCGTCGTGGCGGTGGCCTTGCATTAACAACAGCATGTGCTGCAGGTGGTTTAGGTGCGGCATTCGTTTTAGAGGGAGCATAG